Proteins encoded in a region of the Rhodopirellula halodulae genome:
- a CDS encoding DEAD/DEAH box helicase, with protein MDPVLKTFEDLGLAAPLLDGLEKAGYKTPTPIQAQSIPEILDGYDVLGAAQTGTGKTAAFALPILQLLWEDDQENRSQPRGRKRPGRRPIRALVLSPTRELSAQIESNFRIYGKKTKLRSTVIFGGVNQNPQVRELQSGVDTLVATPGRLLDLVSQGFVDLKDVEILVLDEADHMLDMGFLPDVKRILKLLPSERQNLLFSATMPGPIRKLADEILVEPVTIRIAPQKPTVERIDQAVCFVAQADKPSLLKEYFHSQATGSTLVFTRTKHGADAVARRLVKAGLKAAAIHGNKTQANRVRTLNKFKNEELDVLVATDVAARGIDIDGIQTVINYDTPNTPEAYVHRIGRTGRAGREGQTVMFCAGHETKLFLAIQRHIKRDIPVMKGLPGCQARPLADPGTDSSKSSGNRRSGASGGQRRASGSGAGRNADGTAKPGGAKSGGRRRRGRAEGSVSRRGSTVGRKSAAKEAGKSQGGGKKRRSRNRGSSS; from the coding sequence TTGGACCCTGTTTTGAAAACCTTTGAAGATTTGGGGCTTGCCGCCCCGTTGTTGGATGGCCTGGAAAAGGCCGGCTACAAGACTCCCACCCCCATTCAAGCTCAGTCGATCCCCGAAATCCTGGACGGTTATGACGTTCTCGGTGCCGCACAGACCGGCACGGGAAAGACGGCAGCGTTCGCATTGCCAATATTGCAATTGCTGTGGGAAGACGACCAAGAAAACCGATCGCAACCTCGGGGACGCAAACGCCCCGGTCGACGGCCGATCCGCGCCCTCGTGTTGTCACCGACTCGCGAATTGTCGGCGCAAATTGAATCGAACTTTCGCATCTACGGAAAGAAAACAAAACTCCGTAGCACCGTGATCTTTGGCGGGGTCAACCAAAACCCGCAAGTCCGTGAATTGCAGTCCGGCGTGGACACGTTGGTGGCGACTCCGGGGCGTTTGTTGGATTTGGTCAGCCAGGGTTTCGTCGATTTGAAAGACGTCGAGATTCTGGTGCTGGATGAGGCCGACCACATGCTGGACATGGGATTCCTTCCCGATGTCAAACGCATCCTGAAGTTGTTGCCATCCGAGCGACAAAACCTGCTGTTCTCAGCCACGATGCCCGGTCCCATTCGCAAGTTGGCGGATGAGATCCTGGTGGAACCGGTGACGATACGGATCGCACCGCAAAAGCCGACGGTTGAACGCATTGATCAAGCCGTTTGTTTTGTGGCACAGGCAGACAAGCCATCGTTGTTGAAAGAGTACTTTCATAGCCAAGCGACCGGTTCCACCTTGGTGTTCACTCGCACCAAACACGGGGCCGACGCGGTGGCTCGCCGATTGGTCAAAGCGGGGCTGAAGGCCGCGGCGATCCACGGCAATAAAACTCAGGCCAACCGAGTCCGTACCTTGAACAAGTTCAAGAACGAAGAACTCGATGTCTTGGTCGCAACCGACGTCGCCGCGCGAGGAATTGACATTGATGGCATTCAAACGGTCATCAATTACGACACGCCCAACACACCGGAAGCCTACGTGCACCGCATCGGCCGAACCGGGCGAGCGGGCCGCGAAGGACAAACGGTGATGTTCTGTGCCGGCCACGAAACCAAGTTGTTCCTGGCGATCCAGCGTCACATTAAACGAGACATCCCGGTGATGAAAGGTTTGCCTGGATGTCAGGCTCGTCCTTTGGCTGATCCAGGCACCGACTCTTCGAAATCATCTGGCAATCGTCGCTCGGGCGCATCCGGTGGTCAGCGTCGGGCTTCGGGATCGGGAGCCGGTCGGAACGCTGATGGGACGGCGAAACCTGGTGGCGCGAAAAGCGGTGGACGGCGACGACGCGGGCGAGCGGAAGGCAGTGTTTCGCGAAGGGGCAGCACCGTCGGGCGAAAGTCGGCCGCGAAAGAGGCGGGTAAATCACAGGGCGGTGGCAAAAAACGACGCTCTCGCAATCGAGGCTCCTCGTCCTGA